The following coding sequences lie in one Fimbriimonadaceae bacterium genomic window:
- a CDS encoding FKBP-type peptidyl-prolyl cis-trans isomerase → MIASTLIAGIFLLTQAPKTEVVDLSVGKGNTAAYGDIVTMNVQLKDGKGNLLLSSDKAPPTAWHLGMRDEEGGNTFLPLGEFDKAIKGMMVGGKRKITIPPELGFGELTVGRIQPNSTLIFEVELFDIRKKDSEPLLKIVDTKEGTGDSVVQGDLVEVHYRGKFLNGVQFDSSYERMESDGKVVARPLEVTVGVTRLIKGFTDGLMGLKVGGRRTLTIPYEMGYGPQGRGGAIPPFATLVFELELVSIKKGN, encoded by the coding sequence ATGATCGCATCCACCCTCATCGCCGGAATCTTCCTGCTGACCCAAGCCCCCAAGACCGAGGTTGTTGATCTTTCGGTCGGCAAAGGGAACACCGCTGCCTATGGCGACATCGTCACTATGAATGTCCAGCTTAAGGACGGCAAAGGGAACCTGCTGTTAAGCTCGGACAAAGCCCCTCCAACGGCTTGGCACCTTGGCATGCGCGATGAAGAGGGCGGCAACACGTTCTTGCCGCTAGGTGAATTCGACAAAGCGATCAAGGGCATGATGGTGGGCGGAAAGCGAAAGATCACCATCCCACCAGAGTTGGGCTTTGGCGAGCTGACGGTCGGGCGCATTCAGCCGAACAGCACGCTCATCTTCGAGGTTGAACTGTTCGACATTCGGAAGAAGGATAGCGAGCCTTTGCTCAAAATCGTCGACACCAAAGAGGGGACGGGCGATTCGGTTGTCCAAGGGGACCTGGTGGAAGTTCACTATCGGGGCAAGTTTTTGAACGGCGTCCAGTTCGACAGTTCGTATGAGCGGATGGAGTCTGACGGCAAGGTTGTTGCCCGTCCGCTTGAAGTGACGGTTGGGGTGACGCGGTTGATCAAAGGTTTTACCGATGGACTGATGGGTCTAAAAGTGGGCGGGCGCCGTACGCTCACGATTCCCTATGAGATGGGATATGGCCCACAAGGGCGCGGCGGCGCAATTCCTCCCTTTGCCACTCTTGTCTTTGAGCTTGAACTGGTTTCGATCAAGAAGGGAAACTAG
- the rsmH gene encoding 16S rRNA (cytosine(1402)-N(4))-methyltransferase RsmH translates to MEKRHDPVMVEEILRDFNLQPGMTVVDGTLGLGGHSSEFCKRIAPSGKLIGFDWDAGMMASAMDRLQSLSGVELQFVHDSFMTMPQVLGESDVRPNAILLDLGLNSAQVDDPARGFSFLQEGPLDMRMDRGRGEPASAVLMRMSPVQIEDILKDYGDERWAKAIARKVVEHRKQAPIRTTKDLVDCVHAAIPVGAREKRIHPATRTFQALRIYVNRELDGLEEALMDSARQLSPGGVMAVLSYHSGEDRIVKHAFRELIGEGFEELHKKPLQPTDDEIRKNSRARSAKLRSLKRSAISDQKSGDR, encoded by the coding sequence ATGGAGAAACGCCACGATCCGGTGATGGTAGAGGAGATCCTACGAGATTTCAACCTGCAGCCGGGCATGACGGTGGTGGATGGAACGCTCGGGTTGGGCGGGCATTCGTCAGAGTTTTGTAAGCGGATCGCCCCTAGCGGGAAGCTGATTGGATTTGATTGGGACGCCGGAATGATGGCGTCGGCTATGGACCGGTTGCAAAGCCTAAGCGGCGTCGAGCTTCAGTTCGTACACGACAGCTTTATGACCATGCCGCAGGTTTTGGGAGAGTCGGACGTTCGTCCGAACGCGATTTTGTTGGACTTGGGACTGAACAGCGCGCAAGTTGATGACCCAGCACGCGGTTTCAGTTTCCTGCAAGAAGGCCCTCTGGATATGAGGATGGACAGAGGCCGAGGCGAACCGGCATCGGCGGTGCTGATGCGGATGTCGCCGGTACAGATCGAAGACATCCTCAAGGATTACGGCGATGAAAGATGGGCAAAAGCGATCGCCCGAAAGGTCGTGGAGCATCGAAAGCAAGCTCCAATCCGAACAACGAAGGATTTGGTGGATTGCGTTCATGCGGCGATCCCGGTTGGGGCCCGAGAGAAGCGGATACACCCGGCGACTCGGACCTTTCAGGCGTTAAGGATTTACGTCAACCGAGAGTTAGATGGGCTTGAGGAGGCGCTGATGGATTCGGCGCGGCAGTTGTCACCAGGTGGTGTGATGGCCGTTCTGAGTTATCACAGCGGAGAAGACAGGATCGTCAAGCACGCATTTCGAGAGTTGATAGGTGAAGGCTTTGAAGAGTTGCACAAGAAGCCTCTTCAGCCGACGGACGATGAGATTAGGAAGAACTCGAGAGCGCGGAGCGCGAAGCTCCGCAGCTTGAAGCGATCTGCCATCAGCGATCAGAAATCAGGAGACAGATAG
- a CDS encoding HAMP domain-containing protein, with translation MKSIRANFGARLILLFLLFGLLPAIALTILALRITTGIAQNDKDRLESAAVTVNSRIERNLYERYGDVQAFGLNTELYNQEYWYKTQPDAPLRALMNRNLATYTPIYLMSMMVDLNGRVIAISSKSDTGEPVNTDRYFSKNFKDQEWFKNCVSGKFLETDQLSGTWVDDVQVDEDIKEIFKTDGMYIGYASPVHDRSGKIIGVWRNYAKMKVVQEIFEEAYQELKQSGYKSAHLTLINDQGVVLTDYNPMATGKTEYVNDMNVLLKRNLKEEGYAPAVLATSDKSGAVDATDKKSSKALAVGYHRSHGALGYAGLGWSVLVQIDGSEIYATAASTRKIAIAIVLIATVLIAVFAYLLSKAIVRPLNEMSSTLKEVYVGNTDVTIKHQGEDEIGLLANGFRTLIGKLHEQIGWAKNIANGDLRVRKGESDENDALGQAFRGMASTLSTVIGSVKSFSRRVSGASDDLKDTANSFTESSKTITERSQTVASSVSDTARAAHEVAQACQEQANHINNVVAQVQTMHEAMEKVEEMAVKTAESTVEATEIATSGGQAVMQTLDGMSVIRKTTGEASSKLTDLEQKSSQIDEIVRMIDDIAEQTNLLALNAAIEAARAGEQGRGFAVVAEEVRKLAERSQTSTKEITALIQEVRTLVSDSTSAMGQATEAVEDGTRLSELAREALENILEKVEELRKPVESVTTHAREVKSMAEDVHSSMNKAAHVTEQNAAAAEEMAASASEIQGAMGQILQATDQQENAVRGLADQTEQLGQMASQLMHQVEEFIVDSDAEKAQASPRIAA, from the coding sequence ATGAAATCAATCCGAGCAAACTTTGGGGCTCGGCTCATTCTACTGTTCTTGTTATTTGGGCTACTACCGGCAATCGCTTTGACAATCCTGGCGCTCAGGATCACAACGGGCATCGCACAAAATGACAAGGATAGGCTTGAGTCGGCCGCTGTTACCGTTAACAGTCGCATCGAACGAAACCTATACGAACGATACGGCGACGTACAAGCATTTGGGCTGAACACCGAACTCTACAACCAAGAATATTGGTACAAGACCCAACCCGACGCTCCCCTTCGAGCGCTGATGAACCGCAACCTTGCGACTTACACGCCCATCTACCTGATGAGCATGATGGTTGATCTCAACGGACGTGTAATTGCAATCAGCAGCAAGTCGGACACGGGTGAACCGGTCAACACAGACCGCTATTTCTCAAAAAATTTCAAGGATCAAGAATGGTTCAAAAACTGCGTTTCCGGCAAGTTTTTGGAAACCGATCAACTATCGGGTACGTGGGTCGATGATGTCCAGGTCGATGAAGACATCAAGGAGATCTTCAAGACCGACGGCATGTACATCGGCTACGCCTCTCCGGTCCACGATCGCAGTGGCAAGATCATCGGCGTTTGGCGAAACTACGCCAAGATGAAAGTCGTTCAAGAGATCTTTGAGGAAGCCTATCAAGAGCTTAAACAGTCGGGCTACAAATCCGCTCACCTGACACTCATCAACGATCAAGGTGTTGTGCTCACCGACTACAACCCGATGGCCACCGGCAAAACAGAGTATGTCAACGACATGAATGTCCTCCTTAAGCGCAACTTGAAGGAAGAGGGCTACGCACCGGCAGTTCTGGCGACCTCAGACAAGAGTGGAGCTGTCGATGCCACCGACAAGAAGTCAAGCAAGGCTCTAGCTGTCGGCTATCACCGATCCCACGGCGCTCTCGGCTACGCTGGGCTTGGCTGGTCCGTCTTAGTGCAGATCGACGGCAGCGAGATCTACGCCACCGCCGCATCCACGCGAAAAATCGCCATCGCCATCGTCTTGATTGCGACAGTGCTCATCGCTGTGTTTGCCTATCTTCTCTCTAAGGCGATCGTTCGCCCGCTCAACGAGATGTCTTCAACACTCAAGGAAGTCTACGTTGGCAATACGGATGTGACGATCAAGCATCAGGGCGAGGATGAGATCGGGCTGTTGGCAAATGGATTCCGTACCCTTATCGGCAAACTGCACGAGCAGATTGGCTGGGCAAAGAACATCGCGAACGGCGACCTTCGAGTCCGTAAGGGCGAGAGCGACGAGAACGACGCTCTTGGACAGGCATTCCGAGGCATGGCCTCCACCCTGTCGACCGTTATCGGCTCTGTGAAGAGCTTTAGCAGAAGGGTATCGGGCGCGTCCGACGATCTGAAGGACACGGCAAACTCGTTCACCGAAAGCTCCAAGACGATCACCGAGCGTTCACAGACCGTCGCATCTTCGGTCTCTGACACGGCTCGCGCTGCCCACGAGGTTGCTCAGGCGTGTCAAGAGCAGGCGAATCATATCAACAACGTCGTCGCGCAAGTTCAGACCATGCACGAGGCTATGGAGAAAGTCGAAGAGATGGCTGTGAAAACTGCCGAATCGACGGTTGAGGCGACCGAAATCGCCACATCCGGCGGCCAAGCGGTTATGCAGACTCTCGACGGAATGTCGGTTATTCGAAAGACCACGGGAGAAGCCTCCAGCAAACTCACCGACCTCGAACAGAAATCGTCGCAGATCGACGAGATCGTTCGCATGATCGATGATATTGCCGAGCAGACAAACCTCCTCGCGCTCAATGCCGCTATTGAGGCAGCAAGAGCAGGCGAGCAGGGTCGCGGCTTCGCCGTCGTTGCCGAAGAGGTTCGCAAGCTCGCGGAGCGAAGCCAAACATCAACCAAGGAGATCACCGCGCTTATCCAAGAGGTTCGCACACTCGTGAGCGATTCGACCTCGGCGATGGGCCAAGCAACGGAGGCCGTCGAAGACGGCACTCGGCTTTCCGAGCTTGCTCGCGAAGCGCTGGAGAACATTCTCGAAAAGGTCGAAGAGCTTCGCAAACCCGTGGAATCGGTTACGACCCACGCCCGCGAAGTGAAGTCGATGGCGGAAGATGTTCATTCCTCGATGAACAAGGCCGCTCACGTCACCGAGCAGAACGCAGCAGCAGCGGAAGAGATGGCCGCCAGCGCCAGCGAGATTCAAGGCGCAATGGGTCAAATCTTACAGGCGACCGATCAGCAAGAAAACGCCGTGCGTGGACTCGCCGATCAGACCGAACAACTCGGGCAGATGGCGTCGCAGTTGATGCATCAAGTCGAGGAGTTCATCGTGGACTCGGATGCCGAGAAGGCACAAGCATCACCCAGAATAGCTGCCTAA
- a CDS encoding helix-turn-helix transcriptional regulator, whose translation MSFKGDIAALILGILQDGRLHGYEISKRIRSLSQETLSLGEGQLYPALHRLEEDGLIDSSWDIQEGRPNRKVYEITPVGLAELKEKKKAWEKFTAGVNSILMASKEGANG comes from the coding sequence ATGTCTTTCAAAGGCGACATTGCCGCGCTGATCTTGGGGATTCTCCAGGACGGACGGCTGCATGGATACGAAATTTCAAAACGAATACGCTCGCTGAGCCAAGAAACATTGAGCCTTGGCGAAGGTCAGCTCTACCCTGCCCTTCACCGGCTGGAAGAGGACGGCCTAATCGACTCGTCGTGGGACATCCAAGAAGGGCGTCCTAACCGCAAGGTCTACGAGATCACCCCAGTTGGCCTTGCAGAACTGAAAGAAAAGAAGAAGGCTTGGGAGAAGTTCACCGCTGGAGTCAACTCGATCCTGATGGCCTCCAAGGAGGGAGCAAATGGCTAA
- a CDS encoding UDP-N-acetylmuramoyl-L-alanyl-D-glutamate--2,6-diaminopimelate ligase, whose amino-acid sequence MTFQQLFTDAGVQPDRLSGETEVSGVCEDTRKVKPSDVFLCMPSPSRDTHDFLEEAKASGAVAALAHSEAGYERAIALGLPAALVTHEGLRFWEALWRVCKVAFGDPSSKLKMIGVTGTNGKTSTAWLIRDMLEQLSVPCAYIGTLGFQRPGMSCDLPNTTPFSPEVNRMLAECVENGVQAVAMEVSSHALAERRIDGVEFDAAVFTNLTQDHLDFHGTMEEYEAAKWRLFSELPKQMESGKEFKAVINVSDPVGRKWSERIPCLRYGMVDEHEEGVVPDGYDLVGSPYEIDLDFVHVSVDSRTWIDQGFGASLGGHYNAENLMSAFAATIALDFDYSDALEAARGVRPVPGRFEPMKSYAGFDILIDYAHTPDALVKLLDTIRSLAKGRIITVFGCGGDRDKTKRPLMARAASERSDITIVTSDNPRTEDPQAIIDDVVKGIVPGRESVTIVDRPEAVAYAMKIARQRDVVVIAGKGHENYQIIGKTKYPMDDRELARAGLEARRR is encoded by the coding sequence ATGACCTTCCAACAGCTCTTCACCGATGCGGGAGTCCAGCCGGATCGCCTCAGTGGCGAGACGGAAGTCTCCGGCGTTTGTGAAGACACGCGTAAGGTCAAGCCCAGTGATGTCTTCCTCTGCATGCCCAGCCCGTCGCGAGACACCCACGATTTCCTCGAAGAGGCGAAGGCCTCCGGCGCGGTTGCCGCGCTCGCTCACTCGGAAGCAGGATACGAAAGAGCTATCGCGCTGGGGCTGCCCGCCGCTCTCGTCACCCATGAGGGACTGAGGTTTTGGGAAGCCCTGTGGCGTGTGTGCAAGGTGGCCTTTGGAGACCCCTCCTCCAAGCTCAAGATGATCGGCGTGACCGGCACGAACGGCAAGACTTCGACGGCTTGGCTGATTCGCGACATGCTGGAGCAGCTGAGCGTGCCCTGCGCATACATCGGCACGCTCGGCTTTCAGCGGCCTGGAATGTCCTGCGATCTGCCGAATACCACCCCGTTTTCGCCGGAGGTCAACCGGATGCTGGCGGAGTGCGTAGAGAACGGCGTTCAGGCGGTGGCGATGGAGGTCAGCTCCCATGCGCTGGCGGAGAGGCGCATCGATGGGGTGGAGTTCGACGCTGCCGTTTTCACGAATCTGACTCAGGATCATCTCGACTTTCACGGGACGATGGAGGAGTACGAAGCCGCGAAGTGGCGGCTTTTCAGCGAGCTGCCGAAGCAGATGGAGTCCGGCAAAGAATTCAAAGCAGTCATCAATGTAAGCGATCCTGTCGGCAGGAAGTGGTCGGAGCGTATTCCTTGCTTGCGATATGGGATGGTTGACGAACATGAAGAAGGAGTTGTGCCGGATGGATATGACTTGGTGGGTTCGCCCTACGAAATCGACCTTGATTTTGTTCATGTGTCCGTGGACTCGCGAACGTGGATAGACCAGGGATTTGGCGCAAGCCTAGGCGGCCACTATAACGCAGAGAACCTTATGTCGGCGTTCGCCGCGACGATTGCCCTCGACTTCGACTACTCCGATGCGTTAGAAGCGGCAAGAGGGGTTCGTCCGGTTCCGGGTCGATTCGAACCCATGAAAAGCTATGCAGGCTTCGATATCCTCATCGACTACGCCCACACGCCCGATGCCTTGGTGAAGCTCCTGGATACCATCCGGTCGCTCGCCAAGGGCCGCATCATTACGGTCTTCGGCTGCGGCGGCGACCGCGACAAAACGAAGCGTCCGCTGATGGCAAGAGCCGCGAGCGAACGCTCCGACATCACCATCGTCACGAGCGATAACCCGCGCACCGAAGACCCGCAGGCCATCATCGACGATGTGGTGAAGGGGATCGTGCCGGGTCGGGAGTCGGTGACGATTGTGGACCGTCCCGAGGCGGTGGCGTATGCGATGAAGATTGCGCGGCAGAGGGATGTGGTGGTGATTGCCGGAAAAGGGCATGAGAACTATCAGATCATCGGCAAGACGAAGTATCCGATGGACGACCGCGAGCTTGCCCGTGCGGGGTTGGAGGCGAGAAGGAGATGA
- a CDS encoding penicillin-binding protein 2, whose translation MRKRNKSGVPGWVTGMAVLAFGAAAVSQAKVQVFGKEKIIDQGMKSGRYLIETKVSAKRGSIMSSDGKALAEDDLASEFGINFDKVPNSAAFFMDLAEATGIPASEFQQLASAKDVRSRYWREPMTADQTRAISKVQSRWKADGISIRRVGERSYPLGEAAAGFVGYLNDGKPMAGLEMGWNDTLQGKDGKIVGLGDRFGMPLPLRIDGRSQEKVDGKDIVLTIDSQLQIAATNAIRHAVEANRAESGSAVVIDPRTGDILAMANWPTYNPKSVGQLPAKGETFSDFNPCYMAGWEPGSTFKILTLAEGLQKGVVQPHEVINCPGSIQVWSNKSVRCDAHGGHRAHGATDPEKAIAVSCNVSAATWAMRIGHPDFTEYLDKLGLMESTHLGLPLERAGSYHRDEYAKKLQLATFGFGQSMTVTPVGLASAFSMLGNDGMRMQPRLIKSVKGVEIPTEEAGQVVSPEVTQTVLEFMESVVESDRGTGKTLRIPGYRLGGKTGTAQKINKQTGTVEGGGYVANFVGMVPAYAPRAVILVMVDNPQGGKYYGAQVAGPAFVDIARAVIRRLNLPPDADTAPKKSKTVAAALLKAEKPMPKEPSVDVAVKKVR comes from the coding sequence GTGCGCAAACGCAATAAGTCAGGAGTCCCGGGCTGGGTTACAGGAATGGCGGTCCTTGCGTTTGGCGCAGCTGCTGTTAGCCAGGCCAAAGTTCAGGTCTTCGGCAAAGAGAAGATCATCGACCAGGGGATGAAGAGCGGTCGGTATCTCATTGAAACAAAGGTTTCTGCCAAGCGTGGCTCGATCATGTCGAGCGATGGTAAAGCCCTCGCGGAAGATGATCTCGCGAGCGAGTTTGGCATCAACTTCGACAAGGTGCCCAACAGCGCGGCCTTCTTTATGGACCTCGCCGAGGCCACCGGAATACCCGCGTCTGAGTTTCAACAGTTGGCAAGCGCCAAAGACGTACGCTCCCGATACTGGCGCGAACCCATGACGGCTGATCAAACGCGAGCGATCTCGAAAGTGCAGTCGCGCTGGAAGGCCGACGGGATCTCGATCCGGCGAGTCGGCGAGCGCAGCTACCCTTTGGGTGAGGCTGCTGCCGGGTTCGTGGGGTACCTGAACGATGGCAAGCCGATGGCCGGCTTGGAGATGGGATGGAACGATACCCTCCAAGGCAAGGACGGCAAGATCGTCGGATTAGGCGACCGCTTCGGGATGCCTTTGCCCTTGCGCATCGATGGTAGGTCTCAGGAGAAGGTAGACGGTAAGGACATCGTTCTTACTATCGACTCCCAACTCCAGATCGCAGCGACGAACGCTATCCGTCATGCGGTGGAGGCGAATAGGGCTGAGTCTGGCTCGGCGGTTGTCATCGATCCACGCACGGGTGATATTCTCGCAATGGCGAACTGGCCAACCTACAATCCGAAGTCCGTGGGGCAACTTCCCGCGAAAGGGGAGACGTTTAGCGATTTCAACCCTTGCTACATGGCGGGATGGGAGCCGGGTTCAACCTTTAAGATTCTGACTTTGGCGGAAGGGTTGCAAAAAGGGGTTGTGCAGCCTCACGAAGTGATCAACTGTCCGGGGTCGATCCAAGTTTGGTCGAACAAGTCGGTGCGGTGCGATGCTCACGGCGGTCATCGTGCGCACGGTGCGACAGATCCAGAAAAGGCGATTGCCGTAAGCTGCAACGTGAGCGCGGCGACTTGGGCGATGCGGATCGGACACCCTGATTTCACCGAATATCTCGACAAGCTTGGTCTCATGGAGAGCACGCACCTAGGCTTGCCGCTAGAAAGGGCAGGCAGCTACCATCGTGACGAATACGCCAAGAAGCTCCAACTTGCTACTTTTGGTTTCGGACAGTCCATGACCGTGACGCCAGTCGGGCTTGCTTCGGCTTTTTCGATGCTCGGTAACGACGGCATGAGAATGCAGCCCCGGCTCATCAAGAGTGTCAAGGGAGTCGAGATTCCAACCGAAGAGGCCGGGCAAGTCGTCTCACCCGAAGTAACTCAGACGGTTTTAGAGTTCATGGAGAGTGTGGTTGAGTCGGACCGTGGAACGGGTAAGACTTTGCGCATTCCCGGCTATCGTCTGGGCGGCAAGACTGGCACTGCCCAGAAGATCAACAAGCAGACAGGCACCGTTGAGGGTGGCGGCTATGTGGCGAACTTCGTTGGCATGGTGCCGGCCTATGCGCCCCGCGCGGTGATTCTCGTGATGGTGGACAATCCGCAAGGCGGGAAATACTATGGTGCGCAGGTTGCCGGGCCGGCTTTTGTCGATATTGCCCGAGCGGTGATTCGTCGATTGAATCTGCCGCCGGATGCAGATACGGCGCCTAAGAAGTCGAAAACAGTAGCAGCAGCTTTACTGAAGGCAGAGAAACCTATGCCGAAAGAGCCTTCAGTAGACGTTGCCGTAAAGAAAGTGCGGTAA
- a CDS encoding HNH endonuclease → MSSTPVLLLNVNYEPLNVCTMRRAMSLLLLGKADVIHDREHPLVTGRGEVRAPSVMKMRYSVRRPMPQLRLSRHSILARDNYTCQYCGTKGRDLTLDHVVPKWAGGPGSWDNLVACCRRCNLKKGDKTPQQAGMRLAKKPKRPHFIPYLSLPVYLQARNRQEWQDYLPIFDEFVGEKAYAG, encoded by the coding sequence ATGTCCAGCACCCCAGTCTTATTGTTGAACGTCAACTATGAGCCGCTGAACGTCTGCACAATGCGGCGTGCGATGTCGCTTCTGCTGCTAGGCAAGGCCGACGTCATCCACGACCGCGAACATCCGCTTGTGACGGGCCGCGGCGAAGTCCGCGCGCCATCGGTGATGAAAATGCGCTACTCGGTCAGAAGGCCGATGCCTCAGCTTCGGCTGTCACGGCATTCAATCCTGGCGCGCGACAACTACACCTGCCAGTATTGCGGCACGAAGGGAAGAGATTTGACCCTCGACCACGTGGTGCCGAAGTGGGCAGGCGGTCCGGGAAGCTGGGACAATCTGGTGGCCTGCTGCCGTCGATGCAACCTGAAGAAGGGGGACAAGACTCCTCAGCAGGCGGGTATGCGATTGGCGAAGAAGCCAAAGCGGCCGCACTTCATCCCGTACCTTTCGCTGCCGGTGTACCTTCAGGCCAGAAACCGTCAGGAGTGGCAGGATTACTTGCCGATCTTTGATGAGTTTGTGGGCGAGAAGGCATATGCGGGGTGA
- a CDS encoding homocysteine S-methyltransferase family protein yields MKFDSPLVDALADRVLVWDGATGTQIQAANLDDSDFILKPSADYSDAVNQAAERLGGKLLDGCNEILSLTRPDVIAGIHHRYFDAGSDMVETNTFGSTSIVLAEYEIPELVWDVSLASAKIGRKAADEASAKAGKPKFVVGGLGPGTKLISLGNTNWQELEETYFTSSLALIEGGVDAILLETLQDLLMVKAGIVAANRAMAEAGKRLPLFVQVTMEQTGTMLLGSEMGAALNMLEAFPSVVAVGMNCATGPVEMTPHVRFLSQNSTRPISIQPNAGLPVMEKGQAVYKLSPDELAEHHRHFVEDLGVAMVGGCCGTTPEHIKAVAEKVGGMKHGSVAHWQKVRGLFPGFDFDMKTDEQAQALKLVGCSSLYQFQPYKQDSSFFIIGEKTNANGSKAFREMLAAENWEGLTELARELEGEGSHVLDVCTAFVGRDEVRDMTTLLSYYNRHIQVPLMIDSTEVPVVEAALQTVAGKPIVNSINFEDGESRTEKVLALCKKYGAAVVALTIDEKGMAKSVEEKVAIAERILERTRAAGLPDHDVFIDCLTFTLGSGDEEFRQSGMATIEAIRELRKRHPLVNATLGVSNVSFGLKPALRIILNSVFLHYALEAGLTSAIVHFSKIKPENRIDPEVWKIASDLVFDKRVFAESA; encoded by the coding sequence ATGAAGTTCGATTCGCCGCTGGTGGATGCCCTTGCCGACCGCGTTCTTGTCTGGGACGGGGCCACGGGCACACAGATTCAGGCGGCGAACCTGGACGACAGCGACTTCATCCTGAAACCGTCGGCAGACTATTCCGACGCCGTCAACCAAGCCGCCGAACGCCTGGGCGGAAAGCTCCTCGACGGCTGCAACGAAATCCTCAGCCTCACCCGCCCGGACGTGATCGCGGGAATCCATCACCGCTACTTCGATGCCGGGTCGGACATGGTGGAGACGAACACCTTCGGCTCTACCAGTATCGTACTCGCCGAGTACGAGATTCCCGAGCTGGTCTGGGATGTCAGCCTTGCTTCGGCAAAGATCGGGCGCAAGGCCGCCGACGAAGCCTCTGCCAAAGCCGGAAAGCCGAAGTTCGTGGTGGGCGGGCTCGGACCGGGGACGAAGCTGATCAGCCTGGGCAACACGAACTGGCAAGAGCTGGAAGAGACCTACTTCACCTCTTCGCTTGCCCTCATCGAAGGCGGAGTCGACGCTATCCTCCTGGAAACTTTGCAGGACCTGCTGATGGTCAAAGCCGGGATCGTCGCCGCGAACCGCGCGATGGCGGAAGCGGGGAAGCGGCTGCCGCTTTTCGTCCAGGTTACGATGGAGCAGACTGGAACCATGCTCCTCGGCTCGGAGATGGGGGCGGCCCTGAACATGCTGGAGGCGTTCCCGTCGGTAGTGGCCGTGGGGATGAACTGCGCGACCGGCCCAGTGGAGATGACCCCGCACGTCCGGTTCCTTTCGCAGAATTCGACCAGGCCGATCTCTATCCAGCCCAACGCTGGTCTGCCCGTAATGGAAAAGGGCCAAGCGGTTTACAAGCTCTCCCCCGACGAGCTTGCCGAGCATCATCGACACTTCGTCGAGGACCTCGGCGTGGCGATGGTCGGCGGGTGCTGCGGCACCACGCCGGAGCACATCAAAGCCGTTGCCGAAAAGGTGGGCGGCATGAAACACGGAAGCGTGGCGCATTGGCAGAAGGTGCGCGGGCTGTTCCCCGGCTTCGACTTCGACATGAAGACCGACGAGCAGGCCCAGGCGCTCAAGCTGGTCGGGTGCTCCAGCCTCTACCAATTCCAGCCTTATAAGCAGGATTCCAGCTTCTTCATCATTGGCGAAAAGACCAACGCCAACGGCTCCAAGGCCTTCCGCGAGATGCTCGCAGCGGAAAACTGGGAGGGCCTCACTGAGCTTGCCAGAGAGCTTGAAGGGGAAGGCTCGCACGTTTTGGATGTGTGTACAGCGTTTGTGGGTCGCGACGAAGTGCGCGACATGACCACACTCCTGAGCTACTACAACCGTCATATCCAGGTTCCGCTCATGATCGATTCGACTGAGGTGCCGGTGGTCGAAGCCGCTTTGCAGACGGTCGCGGGGAAGCCGATCGTGAACTCCATCAACTTTGAGGATGGCGAGTCGCGGACCGAGAAGGTGCTCGCCTTGTGCAAGAAGTACGGCGCGGCGGTGGTCGCGCTCACCATCGACGAGAAGGGAATGGCGAAGTCGGTAGAGGAGAAGGTGGCGATTGCCGAGCGCATCCTTGAGCGAACACGCGCTGCCGGTCTGCCCGATCACGACGTTTTCATCGACTGTCTCACCTTTACGCTCGGCTCGGGGGATGAGGAGTTCCGGCAGTCGGGGATGGCGACCATCGAGGCGATTCGGGAGTTGCGAAAGCGGCATCCGCTGGTGAACGCGACCCTCGGTGTGAGCAACGTGAGCTTTGGGCTAAAGCCCGCGCTGCGCATTATTTTGAACTCGGTCTTCTTGCATTACGCACTCGAGGCCGGCCTCACCAGCGCTATCGTCCACTTTAGCAAGATCAAGCCGGAGAATCGGATCGATCCGGAAGTTTGGAAAATCGCCAGCGACCTGGTTTTTGATAAGCGGGTGTTTGCTGAAAGTGCGTAG